The Siniperca chuatsi isolate FFG_IHB_CAS linkage group LG12, ASM2008510v1, whole genome shotgun sequence genome has a segment encoding these proteins:
- the zgc:136439 gene encoding uncharacterized protein zgc:136439 has translation MKAVILAAGYGTRLQRDVVADSSGRFAHLAGTAKPLLPVGRCALISHWAHALSGSGCVDCIYVVTNALYHAAFEEWASHFTNVKILSDQTRSNDGRLGAVACLQLAVKHFKIEDHVLVIGGDTLFKEDFSLSKVKERFFDLQAKCEDSCLLLSYQCKDEETPKYGILEVDHDLRVLCMKEKPLPSETKSRRACPCFYVFSKKSLPLLDTFIEEKKAAPIDEKDAPGNFVSWLIPRKPVYIHQISGRFDVGNLPSYIECDVYFREKLQDVESYMV, from the exons ATGAAAGCTGTAATTCTCGCCGCCGGGTACGGAACCAGGCTCCAGAGGGATGTGGTGGCTGACAGCAGCGGGAGGTTCGCTCACCTGGCCGGCACTGCAAAGCCGCTGCTGCCGGTGGGTCGGTGTGCGCTGATATCCCACTGGGCGCATGCTCTGAGCGGCTCTGGCTGCGTGGACTGCATTTATGTTGTT ACTAACGCTCTTTACCATGCTGCATTTGAAGAGTGGGCATCACATTTCACAAATGTCAAGATTCTCAGCGATCAGACGAGAAGCAATGAT GGACGTCTTGGTGCTGTGGCCTGCCTGCAACTTGCAGTAAAGCACTTCAAGATAGAAGACCATGTCTTAGTAATTGGGGG TGACACCCTCTTCAAAGAAGATTTTAGCCTCAGTAAAGTAAAAGAGAGGTTTTTTGACCTCCAAGCAAAGTGTGAggacagctgtctgctgctctcGTACCAGTGCAAAGACGAGG AAACTCCTAAATATGGGATATTGGAGGTAGACCATGATCTTCGCGTGCTCTGCATGAAGGAGAAACCTCTTCCCTCTGAGACAAAGTCGAGGAGAGCA tgtccctgtttttatgtgttttcaaAGAAGAGCCTTCCTCTGTTGGATACCTTCATCGAGGAAAAGAAG GCGGCTCCTATTGATGAGAAAGATGCCCCAGGAAACTTTGTGTCTTGGCTCATACCAAG gAAGCCAGTATATATTCATCAGATTTCTGGACGTTTCGATGTTGGAAACTTGCCTTCCTACATTGAATGCGACGTTTACTTCAGAGAAAAGCTTCAAGATGTCGAGTCTTACATGGTGtag
- the asnsd1 gene encoding asparagine synthetase domain-containing protein 1 encodes MCGIFCMLSLSPTQFEWDKTVNEHLKRRGPNWSQDLTVRGASPCYQCLFSAHVLHMRGLLTPQPVQDHTGNVLVWNGEIFGGLPVMPEENDTAVVSQQLSSCNSPSEILSVLSTVRGPWGFVYYQKAGDYLWFGRDLFGRRSLLWKFDAEVNALTLTSVAAHSSGPDQSAWQEVPAVGVYRIDLKAVSEAGSVMFEVYPWANGGNDLVSSCSETILESVPSGCTAVMNPSGLVLRSPVCPLNTSIPKSLQEKEIHPNSHSSVKDLEQLLASKGKNDEVNRLIDVLSEAVRRRVQSLPFRVQDSSPPTNDHASVAILFSGGIDSMILAALADRHIPAHQPIDLLNVAFKLQEPKEQKESAKKLKKHKNKPTDSKTDGADSQTSSPFDVPDRITGKAGLKELQDLNPERRWNFVEINVAQEELQKMRQERICQLVQPLDTVLDDSIGCAVWFAARGTGFITEDSDQRLFTSSAKVILTGIGADEQLAGYSRHRVRFMKSGHEGLIQELAMELGRIPSRNLGRDDRVIADHGKEARFPYLDEDVVSYLNSLPVWEKADLSLPRGVGEKLLLRLTAKQLGLGQSAVLPKRAMQFGSRIAKMEDKHEKASDKCTRLLTG; translated from the exons ATGTGTGGCATCTTTTGTATGTTGAGTCTGTCACCCACTCAGTTTGAGTGGGACAAAACAGTTAATGAACATTTAAAGAGAAGGGGGCCCAACTGGAGCCAGGATCTTACAGTCAGAGGCGCAAGTCCCTGCTATCAGTGTTTATTCTCTGCCCACGTTCTTCACATGAGAGGTCTTCTTACCCCTCAGCCAGTTCAAGACCACACTGGAAATGTCCTGGTGTGGAACGGAGAGATTTTTGGAGGTCTCCCAGTGATGCCAGAGGAAAATGACACTGCTGTTGTCTCTCAGCAGCTATCATCCTGCAACAGCCCTTCAGAGATTCTGTCTGTCCTGTCCACCGTACGGGGACCGTGGGGGTTTGTTTACTACCAAAAGGCTGGAGACTACCTCTGGTTTGGCAGAGACTTATTTGGTAGGCGGAGTTTGCTGTGGAAATTTGATGCGGAGGTCAACGCCTTGACCCTGACTTCTGTGGCAGCCCACAGTTCTGGACCTGATCAGTCTGCTTGGCAAGAAGTCCCAGCAGTTGGTGTATACAGGATTGACCTGAAGGCAGTTTCAGAAGCTGGCTCTGTGATGTTTGAGGTTTATCCTTGGGCTAATGGAGGAAATGATCTTGTCTCGAGCTGCAGTGAAACTATATTGGAGTCTGTCCCGAGCGGCTGCACTGCTGTGATGAACCCTTCAGGCCTCGTACTCAGGTCACCCGTGTGCCctcttaatacatccatccCGAAGTCATTACAAGAGAAAGAAATTCATCCAAACTCACATTCGTCTGTTAAGGATCTGGAGCAGCTGCTTGCAAGCAAAGGGAAAAACGACGAGGTGAACCGTCTTATTGATGTTCTCAGTGAGGCAGTAAGGCGACGTGTTCAGTCTCTGCCTTTCAGGGTGCAAGACAGTTCCCCTCCTACTAATGACCACGCTAGTGTCGCTATACTTTTTTCAGGAGGTATCGATTCAATGATCCTGGCTGCCTTAGCTGACCGTCACATACCTGCTCATCAACCAATAGACCTTCTCAATGTAGCGTTTAAACTACAGGAGCCGAAGGAGCAGAAAGAGTCTGCAAAGAAActcaaaaagcacaaaaataagCCCACAGATTCTAAGACTGATGGAGCTGATTCCCAAACATCCAGCCCCTTTGATGTTCCGGACAGAATTACTGGAAAGGCCGGTCTCAAGGAATTACAAGACTTGAATCCTGAAAGAAGATGGAATTTTGTTGAAATCAACGTAGCGCAGGAGGAGCTGCAGAAAATGCGCCAGGAGCGCATTTGTCAGCTGGTGCAGCCGCTGGATACGGTGCTTGATGACAGCATTGGATGTGCTGTGTGGTTCGCAGCAAGAGGGACGGGGTTCATCACAGAGGACAGTGACCAGAGGCTCTTCACGTCGTCAGCAAAG GTCATTTTGACAGGAATTGGAGCAGATGAGCAGCTAGCAGGTTACTCAAGACACAGAGTCCGATTTATGAAGTCTGGTCACGAGGGACTGATCCAGGAGCTGGCCATGGAGCTGGGCAGGATCCCTTCCAGGAATTTGGGCAGAGATGACAGAGTGATAGCGGACCATGGAAAAGAGGCTAG ATTTCCCTACTTGGACGAGGACGTGGTGAGCTACTTGAATTCTCTGCCCGTGTGGGAGAAGGCAGATCTGTCACTTCCTCGAGGTGTCGGGGAGAAACTCCTCCTGAGACTGACAGCGAAGCAGCTGGGCCTCGGCCAATCAGCCGTCCTGCCCAAGAGAGCCATGCAGTTTGGCTCCCGCATCGCAAAGATGGAGGACAAACATGAAAAGGCCTCCGACAAATGCACAAGACTCCTCACTGGGTAG
- the LOC122885454 gene encoding ASNSD1 upstream open reading frame protein-like, translating into MSSKIRDNDDNFEGQCALKEELNKKIKEQKVVVDELSNLKKNRKVYIQQRNSNIFFLADRGQALGSCKKELDNMKKELQDM; encoded by the exons ATGTCTTCGAAAATCCGGGATAACGACGACAATTTTGAAGGACAGTGTGCACTTAAAGAGGAACTGAACAAAAAG ATCAAGGAGCAGAAGGTTGTAGTGGACGAGCTCTCCAATCTGAAGAAAAACAGG AAAGTCTACATCCAGCAGAGGAACAGTAACATATTCTTCTTAGCAGACAGAGGTCAGGCACTGGGTTCATGCAAAA aGGAACTGGATAACATGAAAAAGGAACTGCAGGATATGTAA
- the slc40a1 gene encoding solute carrier family 40 member 1: MDNSEPKKTCCESVRDFFTSAKFLIYMGHALSTWGDRMWNFAVAVFLVELYGNSLLLTAVYGLVVAGSVLLLGAIIGDWVDRNPRLKVAQTSLLVQNSCVIVCGVLLMVVFQFKEQLVELYNGWILTTCYIMVITIANIANLASTATSITIQRDWVVVVAGQDSSKLADMNATVRIIDQLTNILAPMLVGQIMAFGSNFIGCGFISGWNLCSMCLEYALLWKVYQKTPALAVKAGQKEQQHELKQLSPPKDLENGQSPEELSQPLMNETSVVAKPDSPKQHGCCYQVSEPLRTFKAGWVAYYNQNIFFAGMSLAFLYMTVLGFDCITTGYAYTQGLNGSVLSLLMGASAVSGICGTVAFTWVRKKCGLIRTGFISGTAQLSCLMLCVASVFAPGSPFDLSVSPFEDIYTHLIGEKALPEADHSLTSVLTGGNATTAAPDEELPPLQSYMSVSLLFAGVIAARFGLWSFDLTVTQLIQENVIESERGVISGVQNSMNYLLDLLHFIMVILAPNPEAFGLLVIISVSFVAMGHIMYFGFAFKSLGSRLFLCCSPEQKVENVDSPSLPTIV, from the exons ATGGATAACTCTGAACCTAAAAAGACATGCTGTG AATCTGTCCGAGACTTCTTCACTTCCGCTAAATTCCTTATTTACATGGGACATGCTCTGTCAACATGG GGCGACCGTATGTGGAACTTTGCCGTGGCTGTTTTCCTGGTGGAGCTGTATGGGAACAGCCTGCTGCTCACGGCCGTGTATGGGCTGGTGGTGGCGGGCTCCGTGCTGCTGCTGGGGGCCATCATTGGGGACTGGGTGGACAGAAATCCCAGACTCAAAG TGGCCCAGACTTCGCTGCTCGTTCAGAACAGTTGCGTCATCGTGTGTGGGGTCCTCCTGATGGTTGTTTTCCAGTTCAAAGAACAGCTTGTGGAGCTTTACAATGGATGGATTCTG accaCCTGCTACATAATGGTGATAACCATCGCCAACATCGCCAACCTAGCCAGCACAGCTACATCCATCACCATCCAGAGGGACTGGGTGGTGGTTGTGGCAGGTCAGGACAGCAGCAAGTTGGCAG ACATGAATGCCACAGTACGGATTATCGACCAGCTGACCAACATCCTGGCTCCCATGCTGGTGGGTCAGATAATGGCCTTTGGCTCCAATTTCATTGGCTGCGGCTTCATCTCAGGCTGGAACCTGTGCTCCATGTGTCTGGAGTACGCACTGCTGTGGAAGGTCTACCAGAAGACGCCGGCGTTGGCTGTGAAAGCCGGCCAGAAGGAACAGCAACATGAGCTCAAACAGCTCAGCCCCCCGAAAG ACCTGGAGAACGGCCAGAGTCCTGAGGAGTTGTCTCAGCCGCTGATGAATGAAACCTCGGTCGTGGCCAAGCCCGACTCTCCCAAGCAGCACGGCTGTTGCTACCAGGTGAGCGAACCACTGCGCACCTTCAAGGCCGGCTGGGTGGCCTACTACAACCAGAACATCTTCTTCGCCGGCATGTCCCTGGCTTTCCTCTACATGACGGTGCTGGGCTTCGACTGCATCACAACGGGCTACGCCTACACGCAGGGCCTCAACGGCTCGGTGCTCAGCCTGCTGATGGGGGCCTCGGCCGTGTCGGGCATCTGCGGCACTGTCGCCTTCACTTGGGTTCGCAAGAAGTGCGGCCTGATCCGCACAGGCTTCATTTCAGGCACGGCCCAGCTGTCCTGCCTCATGCTGTGCGTTGCCTCTGTCTTTGCTCCCGGGAGCCCCTTCGACCTCAGCGTCTCGCCCTTCGAGGACATTTACACCCACCTGATTGGAGAGAAGGCGCTGCCCGAGGCCGACCACAGCCTCACCAGCGTTCTTACCGGTGGAAATGCCACTACTGCTGCACCAGATGAAGAGCTGCCGCCTCTGCAGTCCTACATGTCTGTTAGTCTGCTGTTCGCTGGCGTCATTGCTGCTAGATTTG GCCTGTGGTCTTTTGACCTGACAGTGACCCAGCTCATCCAGGAGAATGTGATAGAGTCGGAGCGAGGTGTGATCAGTGGCGTCCAGAACTCCATGAATTACCTCTTAGACCTGCTGCACTTCATCATGGTGATTCTGGCTCCGAACCCGGAGGCCTTCGGCCTGCTGGTCATCATCTCTGTCTCCTTCGTGGCCATGGGTCACATCATGTACTTTGGGTTTGCCTTCAAGAGCCTGGGCAGCCgcctcttcctctgctgctcGCCGGAACAGAAGGTGGAGAATGTAGACAGCCCCTCACTTCCTACCATCGTCTAA